AATAAGGTAGAATACCCCTAAAACGATTGAAGTTGTAAAGGTTTTCTAGAATTCCTATTAATTCTACTTGTTTAGCCAGTCGTCTGACGTTGCCTATGACTTCTAAATTATAAAGATCATTTACGGCTACTCCTACCATTAGATTCATGAGAACAATAGCTGCAAACATGACAAACATAAGAAATATGACGCGCACTACGAGTATGGATTTCACGAACACTGCAGGATCACTTTCTTCAACTAAGTCTCCATAGTCGAACTCTGAGGTCATCATCACTATAGTCTTCACGAGGGCTGCCCAAGGCGACTCGAAGGGCGGCTGAGAGTGAAACTGTATCATAAAACTGAGAGAGAATCCGATCAACAGGAATGCAAACGTCAGAAGTATCTGAAAATAACGAAAACATTTATTGAACATAATAGACTAATGttgcaaaaaaattgttatatgtacattaaaaatatataatatcatcatcatcttccgagcgttttcccaactatgttggggtcggcttccagtctaaccggatgtagctgtgtGCCAGTGTTTTAAAGTGtgtgtaagaaaatatattgattACCTTCAAAACGTTTGTGGAGACTTTTCCAAACATTAGGACATAGTATCCCCAGTTAGGGAACCTGGACAGTAGGAACATCATCTCCAGCCAGGACAGAAGTATCGCTCCCGTGGCCACGTGCCTCGGCCAGACTACCTCAGACAGGGTAAGCCGTGTAGTGAAAGGCAATATGGCAGCCAGGCAAACTGAGCTGAATTTTACCCAAGTCTCTAACTGACGAAAATATCCATTGCTCAGTTTCAAGTATAGAACTTCCTGGAACAAACATGACGGCATTAATAGTAAATCCGAGATGATCAAATATACAAATAGTTGTGACGTTTGTTAATGTTGATTGGAATAAGGTACTAGTCAttctacttttaaatattaatacctCAGAAACGTACACAAAGCCACTTAAAAATTAACATGAAACATAGATCAAAACGAGCCTTGTGATAACCTCACGATGATAATGAAAAGTTTACTAACCTGACACACTATCAAAAATATCGTGATGTATAATACCACCACCCATAGAGTAGAATTGAGAACAAGCGGAGCAGTGTCCTTTatgtctttataaaaaaatacagaaagaaCAAATAAAGTTAACGATAAGACGAAGAAAGCGTAGAAACATATTACTGTATAGAAAAATGGCAAGAGGGCTTTCCACTTTAAGTACAGGAAACTTTCTAGTAATGGGTGAAGCAGCAGTCGACTCTGACCATACCGATCTCCTGTCTTAAGCAGTGCATCTATAACTTTAATCTGATCATTTTCATCAAGTTTAggtaaaaataactgaaaattaaCTGTGACTTCACAATTTGGGTCTTGAAGATTTAAATCGTTTGTCGAAATATACGAATCGAAGATACTTTCCATGAATTCTGTGGGCTTTGGCAAGTTGTTCATAAGCATATCAAAAGCTGTGATTCTGCATTCGTTTGGACCATCTGTTCTTCGAGATAAGTCCGCCCCGCCTTCAAGAAGATGCTTGATCATATCTCTACTGCCATAGTGACAGGCTGCATGCAATGGAGTCCATTGCATATCATTTGTTATTTGATCGGTAAAGTCACTTTTAAAAGAGATAATTTTTGCTGTTTCCACATTGTTGTAAATTGCAGCTATGTGTAAAGGCATCGAGCCTTTATTTATACCGCAAGAAGTTCTAAGATGTCGATAATCATTTCTGGAAAAAAGTATACTGGCGCATTCCGGATGATTATTTTGCACGGCAAAATGAATAGGACTGTAACCTTTATCATCATCTTCTGTCAGTTCGTTAATCATTGTTCTAGCAATGGAATAATCGTGATCTAATAAGGCTGTGAGTACTTCCAGGTACCCTTTTTCGGCGGCTATATGAAACAGATTCATCTTATTTGAGAacgttttcataatatttgctCCTTTCTCAAGAAGACACTTTACACATTCAAGATGACCATTCGACACTGCTTTGAACAAAGCGGTTTCTCCTTTTTTGTTACTCATGTCGATGACAATCTTATGTTTCTCTGTATTTAGGAGTTGATTCAGAATATTCACGTTGCCAATCGCGGCTGCAAAATGTATTGCCGTTTCTTGATTGTAATCCTGAAATAGtcaagttataaaaaaaattgcaacaagTATTTCCTTGGGTCTACTTGATACCATACTTTGGTTTTCAAACTTAGGTTCTATTTCTGAATAAAGACATTTTCTATACTTTCTATTCTTATCTTTATCCGTGACGATCCCGGATCAGAATAGGACGTCCCCATCTCTCTCCCGcgggtgtcgtaagaggcgactaaagGGAACTAAAGGCCAGTGCATAACATCTGTACTTTGGGCCACCCGCGCGGTAACGGGTAAATCACCACAATAGCATTCCCAAGGAGGGTTGGTGTCAGGCAGGCGGCCGACCATAAAACTTAAGCCGAAACTTTTGCAGTATGaggaaagtaaataaagttaCGAGCGATAGGGCTAGGGCGTACCCCACAGGCGACGCGCAGGAGCAGCACCCGGCTCCTGTGGGAAATGGACAAGGGTTGTCGCACCATAACGGGCGGGTGCGATGTAAGATGCGAGCTCGAAGTGTGAGAGAATTGAGATTGAGGTATGCGAGTTGGAATGTAGGAACGATGACTGGAAGAGGAAGAGAGCTAGCAGATGTTTTGAAAAGGCGACGAATAAATGTAGCGTGCCTGCAAGAGACAAAATGGAAGGGTGCAAGGGCTAGAGAGATAGGCGAAGGATATAAGTTTTTCTATTGTGGAAGTGACGGCAAGAGAAATGATGTGGGTATAGTTGTGGACAACAGGCTGAAAGAATGGTGGTAGATGTTAAAAGAATGAATGATAGACTAATAGCGGTTAAATTAATTGTGGACGGCAAGGCCATAAACGTGATAAGTGTTTATGCACCACAGTCAGGCTGCGAGGAGAGTGTAAAGGAGAAGTTCTGGGAGGACTTTGACTGCTTGATGATGAATGTACAGTACAGGATAGTGAGGAAGTCTATGTGGGTGGGGATTTTAATGGTCACATAGGAAGAGAGAGCGATGGATATGAGAGAGTGCATGGTGGTAGGGGTTTTGGAACCCGGAATGCAAGCGGCGAGACATTACTCCAAGCTGCCTGTGCCTTCGACCTGGCCATAACAAACACGTGGTTCAATAAACGAGAGGAGCATCTCGTGACATATAAGAGCGGCCACCACGCGACACAGATTACTTCCTGGTGAAGCGGAGTAGTCTATGCTGTGTCAAAAACTGCAAAGTGCTGCCAGGCGAAGCATTAGTCACTCAGCACCGACTTGTGATTCTGGATATCAAAGTAAATGTCTCGCCCAAAAGCAACAAAGATCGGCCTCCTCCAAGGATTAGGTGGCGTATGCTAGAGAAGGAATAATGTGCTGATGTATTTAGGAGTCAGGTTGTGGACAAAATGTCAGAAATGAAGGAGATGGAAGGTAGATGTATGAATGAATGTTGGAGTGAAATGGCATGCCATATAAGGGAAGTCGCAAAAGACGTGTGCGGAGACTCGAGAGGAAAAGGTCTGATAGAGATACATGGTGGTGGAATGATGAAGTACAAAAGGTTTTGAATGAAAAGAAAGTAGCATTCAAAGAATGGCAGAATGTTGAAATAGTGAATGCAAGTCTGAAGGATGACAGAAAGAGAATCTACATGGAATAGAAGAGAAAAGCAAAGAAGGCGGTAGCAGTTGCCAGAGCTAAGGCGCAGGAGAGGTTGTACAACTCCCTGGACAGTCCAAGAGGCCAAAAAGAGCTCTACCGAATTACGAAAGAGAGAGAGACGATCGAGGGACATAACCCACATAAAATGCATGAAAGATGAGTCTGACAAGATTTTATGTAAAGATGAGGAAATAAAAGAGAGATGgaaggtttattttgaaaagcttaTTAATGAAGAGAATGTTTGGAATGGAATACTCCAAGAGGCACAAGTAAATAAGGGATTGGTAAGAGAAATTAGCATGGATGAGGTAGAAAGAGCACTTGGAAGTATGAAAAATGGAAAGGCCTTGGGCCCTGATGATATACCAGCTGAGGTGTGGAAGGTGTTAAAGAAGAACGGATGTATGTGGCTgactttattcttcaataaattGCTGCATGAAGAAGTCATCCCGCAAGAATGGTGCAGTAGTTCGCTAGTGCCCATCTTCAAGAATAAAGGGGATGTGCAAGATTGCGTCAACTATAGAGGAATAAAGCTCATGTCGCATACTATGAAGGTATGGGAGAAAGTGATAGAGAAAAGAGTGCGAGAAGAGAGTGAAATTACCCAAAACCAATTGGGTTTATGCCAGGTCGAGGGACAATGGACGCCATCTTCGCACTTCGCCAATTGTGCGAGAAGTACAGACGTGTGCACAGGAATCTGCACATGGTGTtcattgaccttgagaaagcgtATGATAGGGTGCCTCGGGAAGTGTTGTGGTGGGCTATGAAAGAGAAAGGTGTGCCTGGGAAGTATGTGGAGTTAGTTCGTGCGATATACAGGCAGTCCTGTACGTATGTCCGATCGTCGGCCGGCAATACTGACCAGTTCAGTGTGGCTGTGGGTCGGCTTTAAGTCCTTACCTCTTCCTGCTTATTATGGACGCCTTGACGGCGGACATACaggaggaggcaccctggtgcATGCTGTGTGCCGACGACATTGTCCTGGTTAGTGAGGATGGACCTGAGATCCAGAGCAGATTGGGGAGTTGGCAACAGAGACTGGAGAATGTTGGCTTAAAAATCAGCAGAACCAAGACCGAATACATGTTCTGCGATTTCGGCGGTCTCTCCAGTTCTGAAGCCATAGCGCTTGATAACGCACTTCTTCCAGTCTGCTCCGATTTCCGGTATCTCGGTTCGCTTATTCAGGCCGATGGCGAAATAGATCGGACAGTTACGCACAGAATTAACGCAGGATGGATGAAATGGCGGCAGGTAACGGGAACAacttgtgaccctcgtattccccttaaacttaagggaaaaatttacaagagtatggtcaggcctgctgtcttgtatggatcagagtgctggcccacaaaagcgacaaatgaaagacaattgcatgcggcagagagaGAATGTTAAGAGTATGTGTAGTTACGCGAAGGATAGAgtgaatgagtatataagaggaagtttgaaagtagcgccggtatcagaaaaactgcgtggaaaccggctgtcgtggtataggcatgtgatgcggaggaatgagagtcatgttgtgaggaaggtgatgagtatgaacgtggacggatatagtggaagaggaagaccaaagaaacgatggatggattgtgtgaaagtagatatggtaagaaagaatgttacttgtgagatgacggcagatagaagagtatggaagaagaaaacatgctgcgccgaccccaaataaaattgggataagggcaggaggatgatgatgatttatcaaatacaaaacatagttctgcgtgaactgcaaaggttttcACCGACTTTCTTTAAAGCCGTTGGCAGGCAAATATGATTCAAGAACTGCATCTACGTTGACGATGTATGCACCTTCCACATTCTATTCGTCGATGACACGCGAAagggacaaggatttgggactagtcgtcgtagtaaacattttttgccttgccaagacctacgcgaTGGTACCATAATCAACACTGTTGGTCAGGGTACCAAAACGTCCATCGTCCTTTTATAAGTTACATACCTGTGCAGTGATATCAGCTCCATTTTCTATTAGGATGCTCACACCAGGTTCCCAAGATTCCAATACAGCTTTATGAAGAACTGTTCGGTCGCGGCTGTCTCTAACATCTATCGGTCTTGGTTCATCCTTACCTGCTACTTTGTGAGATGCTAAAATCTTGAACATGACAaagcatttaaattttatattttgatcaaTTAGTATACGAGTGTCATTTATGTAATTAAGTATCAAAAAGGCTTCTCATTCATGATGGGGTTTAGCTGCATTATGAAGACAGTCTTTGTGTTTAAAAGTCTGAGTAATATGAACTTATATAAatccagcttctgccagcggttttcaatatattactgctaagttttGTAAAATCCGTTTGATAGTTTTTATATCCGTTTGATAGGCACAAACATCTATCAAAATGTAGATAATTAAAAGGCGTTATGTTCTCTTTCTATCATGATTACCTGCAAATGTTCCTTGAGCTTTTTTTCAACACACAAGTGCAAAGCAGTTTCGCCTTTGTAATCCCCTGTGTCTAAAGGTACTTTGGCATCTATGAGTATTGTCACAGCTTCCAAACTGCCCAATTCCACTGCTCTGTGGAGAGGAGTTCCgatcttcttctttttctcAGTTCTTAAATTCTCACGATCTTCTctaataagtattttgattaCTTCTGTAAAACTACAATCCAGTTACGTTTATTAGTATGTATGTTAAAGGAAATTTATGGACAGTTTTTCTGTAGTGAGAGTTTACTGAGCAGGACTTAACTAGGACGGTAACTCATTAACGAACCTTTCAGAAACCGTTAACATTTTTGGTGTCCCTATACGCAGCAGTCACCGCAAGCAGAAAGCATTAGAATGTGATTTTTGCAGGAGGTTACAGAATGACTTTTAAAGTTGCTTATTTATTGGGGTGTCACGTTTATAATCTTCTACACCAAAGTGTTgtaattattaggtatttttattactttgcaTCGCTTACCCGGACGATGTGACGGGCAGCATCTTGTAATAGAATTGTGATATTTCGCATAGAAAGCAATTATATTCAAAACGGGCGTGGTAGCCTAAATACTAATTAATAGTCCCAGAGAGCAGGTTTTCCCTTCCACGGTAGTGTTCTAAAAAGAGCTAACCGTAATATTAAGAAGGTCATACTTATGAACGTCAACGTGCTGATTGTAATAGATGGCTGCGCCGGCGACGTCGAAGGGAGTTCTGCCGCTGATGTCACGCGCGCTTGCGTCGGCGCCGGCCGCGAGCAGCTTGCGCACGCAGCGGGGCTGTGCGCTCGAGCTCGCCGCGTGCAGCGCCGTCCATCCGCCATACAGCCTAGGCAGCTGACAAAAGAATACGTtaaagcctttttatcgtcccactgctggccacaggcctcctctcacacggaggaAGATTGAGCGTCAATCACCACGCCTGCTCAATGCATGTTGTTAATttcagtccaggtttcctcaagatgttttccttcacctttttatctgccattggtgttcaagataaacttagaaagtacatacaaacttcgaaaagttactttggtacttgcctgaacctGGAATCGAAGCtacatgagaggttggtgctttacccactaggccaccacggctTATAATCGGCGACAggagaatcatcatcatctcccgagcctcttcccaactttgttgggatcagcttccagtcttaccggattcagctgagtaccagtgtttttttaGGAGAATACCatctctattttatttaaatatttagataaaacCTGATGCAATTACTTAGCAAAAGTTCACACATGTTTGGTACAAATCTTTTGATACCTATTACTTTTGCCCAGCGACTCGAGCGTTAGCCTAAACCACAAAAAAGTTTGGCGATGACTCTACTTCAGAGAATAAGAAAAACGAAGAACCAGTAGAAGTGTCATTTATCGCTTCTACTGTTTGAGAATATTGTTCTCATCAAGCTCagttaaatgaaaatgaaaggaATTTTTGAAACGGTAATGATACCTGTGTTAACtgctgccggggctgcgggattattcgaaagagttaccgcggccctggtacataaaaggcctacgacggaacacgacggtttttagccagtaagagtctgacactccctcgccgctgctgtGCGCAACGCACAGCATTTATGCTGAGCGCTATCCCTTTTTCGCAAGGTGACGCAACTgcagcattttttttcttatgtttgtTTTGTCAATAGTTTCATTTGTAGCGTTGCTTTTGCGTCCTTTTGTGaacataaattgtttttctttcttttctttctgctaacacacagcgggaggggtcatttgacgacttttgacgtcattaaaaaaaaagaccgCTGTTAACTTACGCCATCTGAAAACTCTCTGCAGTTGTGGTATGTCCTGTTGTCCATCCACTGAGGATCTACGCAGTCGATCTTGAAAAGCCTTTGCTTCGTATTCAAGAATTCCTTTAAATTTAGTCGAAGATCCTCAGTTTCCTCCTGTCTGCTTCCATTGTCTCCTGGATCCAGTGTGTTCTGAAAAtctttaatatttgaatttttatttacgtcTCTGAGTGTTTTTCTATATCATTCGTGACGCAACACATCTCCGAGGCATTAAGCCTCTCTCATGATCTTGtgtcacacataattatttcatttgaacGGCTTTCGAGGGTATGAAGAAACTTGGTTTTGGGCAATTTTACAACCGCCGCTAAGatacattgtttttgtaaatagacTATGGAGGTGGGATGACCTGAACGCCTCCAACCGTGGTTGATGGGAACTCTCGAATGATCGAGAGATGTGTTGACAAAATGGGGAgttgcccagcaatgggattGTTCAGGCTTGGAAAGAAATCGTTTGAAAGTACAAAGACTTATGTACCTCTAGACATATCAAGTAAGAGTGCAATATGCCTGTCATTTCCTGCCCAAGCAGCGAAGTGCAGCGGAGTCAGTTTATACTCGTCCAGCCTGTACCTCTTTGCTCCAGCCTTGAGGAGAATGGAAAGAGCTTCGTCAGTCCTCAAGGCAGCCATGTGACATACTGATACTCCGTTAATACCACATGTCGCGTTAGGGTTAGCTCCAGCTTTGAGTAACCTGAAACATAATTTTGGCATGTTTTGACAGTGCAAGGTTAAGTAGTCTAAAGAGTAAGTACCCGCATACTACAGACTggacagtcggccgacagttagcCCTATGGttggtaaaaagtttttttgagaaaattgaGATTCAATTCTACTTTTTAGTTGGtttgataccggccaaatacctgatctttgttatgtgcTTACAACCGTACatttccatatttatttataaaccaaACAACTATCGGCCCACTAAAATTTTGCAATGTTCCACGGGTACTCTAAAACTTagatgaatattatttattatttaaccctAGATAGATAACCTACGTCGAAACGACGTAATCTATTTTGAAAAATCGTAataactcatttgttttttgcgTTATTATCCTGCCCGTTCCTGTCAACTCAGTCGGCCGTCGGAGCTTGTAGGACATGCCCATATCGCCCCGGTAAGTGCAATACTTTCCtcaatatttacctaccttaCGTCGAAGTGACGTATGGTTATCTTTAgtgttagtttttttgtttctgggaaaatgtgttattgtctttttttgagaataaatgtatatgttttttattcgtttttttttacttgttataggccacaataaaaataacattatgacGTCACGAAACCGTGCAGACGATGCAGCAACCTGTCGGTTGTTGCTTGAAACAAGCGGTATAGAGATTGAGGGGTCGGACAGTGAAACTGAAGACTGTTTATCAGGAGATGAAGTACAGAGTGATGCAGAAGACTTTGAAGACAGTGCACCAGTGAAGGTAAACACTGATGCTGAAGACATGTCTGAAAATAACCCTGAAATTTCTGAAAGTGCTTCGCTAACTATGCCGAGTTGTATTCTCATGCCATAGCGTCAAATTCTCAGTGGCAAAAGCGATCATCGTTGGACGGCGAGTAAGGCAGAACACGTGGCAGAGTATCTGCTGCTGATAATATGATTTGTAAGAAAGAAAAACCGCTGGGACGTagagattttatgaagaaactCAGTGGTAGCCTGATGACCCCATGGATGTAGACAAGGCGTAAAATGGTCACTTTGCCgataaatatcaaagaaataaatagtagtATACTGCCAAAAAGACCAGCCAAACCTCCCAAACAACATGAAGGTATACCTGAgctaaaaaaaaggaaatattgtgccttttgttcttcaaaaagtaGAAGGATGACAAAGACTATGTCCGACAGCTGCTAAAATCTCATTTGTGGAGAGCACCAAGTCTAGCGCCTGCCCTAAGTGTCTTGCATgctaaaatgattaaaaaatttgatttactttaatttgttatattctatagattaaaaaaaaatgatttttaaaagtttacacAAAAAGCTATAAGACTGATGGAAAGATTGCTAAACGTTTATGTTTCGAAAAGTAAGAATTATCttgttttgtacttaatttttttttctaataaaaatataaataaactctaatgtttttcattttatcaacatataattaaagatattaaaacatagtagtagtagtagtagtagtagacgTATGGTTATCTTTAGTGTACAGTGAAATATGGTTATCTATCTAGGgttaaacatatatttatttatagcatcGTGTGAAGGACTTTGTTGTCAATATAAGAATGGCATAGCACTTAATGTACAAAATAACACCACCAGATAATGTTAAAACCCTGAAACTGTACCTTTCAATGTCCTGTAGATCCCCACTTTTGGTAGCATTGAGCAGCAAAGAGTTCAAACGCGTGATCTTCTGGGTGTATGTAGGGACCGCGAGCGACGTGTCTCCGTCACTCGAAGACTCCTCCGACTCATTATACACCTCCCGAGTCGCTTTGTATAATATTTGACCAGATCGTTGTTCCCTAAAATCGTTATGATACAGAAATAAGCAAAAACGTCAAAGCAACCGATACCAGCAAGTTTTGGAAGAGACAACCATCTACAAGTCGTCTAGTCATCAACTGTAAGGTctatctacacggtgcatgtagctggagcaagttaacatgcgcaagtggcaagtgacaagagcacgcgggtgggtatatattttactttggtacatgcgcgagtcgctggagcCGCACGTTTTTTAAaagcatgtaacctgcgcatgtgcctcaacatgcgcgagccgcttgcaccgtgtagatgcaccctaaaaGGCAGttactaattaattttcaaacgATTTTTGGGCAAACGTGACCATAAAGTCATTGGTTGATGCTACATGGTTATATGTGCAGTTGTACATACACGTATACTTGCGTAGCTGAATGTGGATCACCACTGTCGGCAGCTGCCAGCAGAGCCCTGCCCGCTTCCACATCTTCCAAGCTGTGAGCTGATGAAAGACAACATCGAGGTTAGTAGGCTTTAAGTGGTAACGTATAATTGTATGCAaccaatcattttttttacaaataaggaATCTAAAAATACCGCAGTGTCAGACTAACTACTAACTAGGTACCCGTAAGCAGCCAGGACCTATCACTTTAAGATGCCCATAAAAGAACACATAATGACAAGTCAATCACCCATTTgaagtattgaaaataaaagtaggtacaattgacttcaggtcagtggtaccagttttataggaaaatcgtacttattactattgagttaaggtgcatgatagttaccactgatgtgcagtctaccgtacgttATCCAGCGATGCGGTTTCACAGACGAACAAAAACAGACACAGACACAACATCACACCATTCACGGATAACCTTATCTCTCGATTCTCTTTTACCTATCGACCCGTACAGCTCATACTGAGCCTCGTTAAACACCTAATAATTAAGTAAACCCTTACCTGCAACACTTGAATCGCTTTCACCACCAGTTTTTTCACTAGACATATTGTAGAAAGTACTTAAATGACATTAATATGCACTCACTACGAGTAATCGTCACACgtcttcaaaatatatttattttgtatttttccttAATTTGCAACCTTGAACCGGCGTCGCGAATACTTTCGTTTTAAAATAGATATGCGTCGTGCGCCGGCTAATGCAAGCGTGTGTCTCACACTATCAccaaaaaataatgtatcttTAGACATCTACATGCATGCAGGATGATTGATAAAAATACTCTAGCCTAGAGGTAGCCTAAAAAAAGTGCTCATTATTaccagtaaataaatagttctttttattgaaatgaaccaagacaaaagattttcaaaaacGAAAAACTAGTTTAGTGAGAGATACACACGCTACAGacttagtcggccgatagtttgtttggactcgTAAATCAGTCTGAAGATGAATAGTAATAAGCACATAACAACGGTCAAGTATTTGACCAGTGTTAGACTGAATgaaaactatgattttttttacttacaaaaattaGACTGTTTAGTCTGCCGTGTGTGaagttaatgaataaatatgatcttaaaaaaaacagactttcatttcatttatgaAGAAATAAGAACGACTAAACAGATTTTTTAAGCTTCATTTTACTTCAACgttaaccgaaccattttcaagttgtcaaatcgccgatttcgctagtttagttagtaaaattacaaaaaagctAGCATCCCTTTCGAAGGACCCGGCCATAAGTTATGTAGTTCCTAATTTCAAAGCGATGACCGTTCCCTCGGGATCAATCCGTGCTAGATACAATAGCTTTGAGTCTGTCTGGTCTTGTAGAGGTAGCTTGTCAAGTTAACGTAGTCTGTAGTGCCTGTGTCCTACGTGTCATCGGGAGCTATATGATGCTATTGGATGCTACATTTTTTGACGACTGCCAATTTAGAGtagtttaattttgaagagAAAAGTAAAAATGCATGTAAATTATGCAGGTTTTAGTTGCGGTAAATGaatatctattttaatttttttaaactattaaaattaatgaaacctTAACAGAAACAGATATCTAAATGCCaaaaaagtctaaaataaataaatccgaAGTATGTAGCATATCCAGaagtagtaaaaacaaaaaatttaacCTATAAGTAGCACAGTTTCATTTGATACCAATATCATGGAGAAGATTTCAAACAGCCAGTCCGTCATCTtggggaggccgccatattggatttgtaatgacgtttcttagctagtcatgtgttgtcatcagaactcagagcgagtgcaaaatttcatcctaatcgatgACCGGGATTAggattaagattccaagattttcttacatacatagttacaagtgaagctaatataagcatgtaaaaaaaatctataacacAGCGTAGCACCCACGTAGGACATACATATTTTCCAACAATACAAGTAGGTTTCCATTACCGATTCGGAACGTAAGCAAGTTTGCTTGCACTCACTGACAGATAGCCGACTGCATTTTATAGCAGCTGCACCGAGGACTGATTGAACCACCTCATCATTCGAAGAGTGGAAGACGGAAGTTCAATAGGAGTTGCATCCTATTGGAGACTAGATTCTGCAAATGGATTCAGAGATTTTTGCTTGAATTGAGTATTTTGGGGGCATTTCAGATTTTCGTTTGTTTCGTTTGATTTTCGTTTACTTCTGCgcaaagggcttattacacttgactaaattcagtggCCTAATTAaatttgtctaattaggttgctaaattattttatgaaaactaccttcctaaatgcgattacatttgtctgaatttagtcaagtgtaataaccCTTAACATTACT
The DNA window shown above is from Helicoverpa armigera isolate CAAS_96S chromosome 25, ASM3070526v1, whole genome shotgun sequence and carries:
- the LOC110381152 gene encoding transient receptor potential channel pyrexia isoform X1 — encoded protein: MSSEKTGGESDSSVAAHSLEDVEAGRALLAAADSGDPHSATQVYVEQRSGQILYKATREVYNESEESSSDGDTSLAVPTYTQKITRLNSLLLNATKSGDLQDIERLLKAGANPNATCGINGVSVCHMAALRTDEALSILLKAGAKRYRLDEYKLTPLHFAAWAGNDRHIALLLDMSRDFQNTLDPGDNGSRQEETEDLRLNLKEFLNTKQRLFKIDCVDPQWMDNRTYHNCREFSDGLPRLYGGWTALHAASSSAQPRCVRKLLAAGADASARDISGRTPFDVAGAAIYYNQHVDVHNFTEVIKILIREDRENLRTEKKKKIGTPLHRAVELGSLEAVTILIDAKVPLDTGDYKGETALHLCVEKKLKEHLQILASHKVAGKDEPRPIDVRDSRDRTVLHKAVLESWEPGVSILIENGADITAQDYNQETAIHFAAAIGNVNILNQLLNTEKHKIVIDMSNKKGETALFKAVSNGHLECVKCLLEKGANIMKTFSNKMNLFHIAAEKGYLEVLTALLDHDYSIARTMINELTEDDDKGYSPIHFAVQNNHPECASILFSRNDYRHLRTSCGINKGSMPLHIAAIYNNVETAKIISFKSDFTDQITNDMQWTPLHAACHYGSRDMIKHLLEGGADLSRRTDGPNECRITAFDMLMNNLPKPTEFMESIFDSYISTNDLNLQDPNCEVTVNFQLFLPKLDENDQIKVIDALLKTGDRYGQSRLLLHPLLESFLYLKWKALLPFFYTVICFYAFFVLSLTLFVLSVFFYKDIKDTAPLVLNSTLWVVVLYITIFLIVCQEVLYLKLSNGYFRQLETWVKFSSVCLAAILPFTTRLTLSEVVWPRHVATGAILLSWLEMMFLLSRFPNWGYYVLMFGKVSTNVLKILLTFAFLLIGFSLSFMIQFHSQPPFESPWAALVKTIVMMTSEFDYGDLVEESDPAVFVKSILVVRVIFLMFVMFAAIVLMNLMVGVAVNDLYNLEVIGNVRRLAKQVELIGILENLYNFNRFRGILPYWLENVLRGKKCQKMFVIRPNEPKSRNYKMLPSHIREALFEKAQCRYKQTDDEVGSQNYREKLDEIHNEMVTVKTMMLQNKSQADIDFKEITNKIVKIESSISQMNSSINELNRMLARFTRETKDPHRRRRR
- the LOC110381152 gene encoding transient receptor potential channel pyrexia isoform X2, coding for MTGILHSYLICLENTLDPGDNGSRQEETEDLRLNLKEFLNTKQRLFKIDCVDPQWMDNRTYHNCREFSDGLPRLYGGWTALHAASSSAQPRCVRKLLAAGADASARDISGRTPFDVAGAAIYYNQHVDVHNFTEVIKILIREDRENLRTEKKKKIGTPLHRAVELGSLEAVTILIDAKVPLDTGDYKGETALHLCVEKKLKEHLQILASHKVAGKDEPRPIDVRDSRDRTVLHKAVLESWEPGVSILIENGADITAQDYNQETAIHFAAAIGNVNILNQLLNTEKHKIVIDMSNKKGETALFKAVSNGHLECVKCLLEKGANIMKTFSNKMNLFHIAAEKGYLEVLTALLDHDYSIARTMINELTEDDDKGYSPIHFAVQNNHPECASILFSRNDYRHLRTSCGINKGSMPLHIAAIYNNVETAKIISFKSDFTDQITNDMQWTPLHAACHYGSRDMIKHLLEGGADLSRRTDGPNECRITAFDMLMNNLPKPTEFMESIFDSYISTNDLNLQDPNCEVTVNFQLFLPKLDENDQIKVIDALLKTGDRYGQSRLLLHPLLESFLYLKWKALLPFFYTVICFYAFFVLSLTLFVLSVFFYKDIKDTAPLVLNSTLWVVVLYITIFLIVCQEVLYLKLSNGYFRQLETWVKFSSVCLAAILPFTTRLTLSEVVWPRHVATGAILLSWLEMMFLLSRFPNWGYYVLMFGKVSTNVLKILLTFAFLLIGFSLSFMIQFHSQPPFESPWAALVKTIVMMTSEFDYGDLVEESDPAVFVKSILVVRVIFLMFVMFAAIVLMNLMVGVAVNDLYNLEVIGNVRRLAKQVELIGILENLYNFNRFRGILPYWLENVLRGKKCQKMFVIRPNEPKSRNYKMLPSHIREALFEKAQCRYKQTDDEVGSQNYREKLDEIHNEMVTVKTMMLQNKSQADIDFKEITNKIVKIESSISQMNSSINELNRMLARFTRETKDPHRRRRR